In Stenotrophomonas sp. 610A2, one DNA window encodes the following:
- a CDS encoding acyl-CoA thioesterase: protein MTPIVETNPPVEVRMAEIVFPNHTNHMGTLFGGQALAWMDKAAFLAAARYSRCTVVTARSDQVDFKLPIRIGQMVETIGRVVKVGRSSMHVEVELIAEDLHNGERALCTKGTFVMIALDGEGHPTTVPALPTQA, encoded by the coding sequence ATGACCCCCATCGTCGAAACCAATCCGCCGGTCGAAGTCCGCATGGCGGAAATCGTGTTCCCCAACCACACCAACCATATGGGCACGCTGTTCGGCGGCCAGGCATTGGCGTGGATGGACAAGGCGGCCTTTCTTGCCGCCGCCCGTTATTCGCGTTGCACGGTGGTCACCGCACGCTCGGACCAGGTCGACTTCAAGCTGCCGATCCGCATCGGGCAGATGGTGGAAACCATCGGCCGGGTGGTCAAGGTCGGCCGCAGCTCGATGCATGTGGAAGTCGAGCTGATCGCCGAAGACCTGCACAACGGCGAACGCGCGCTCTGCACCAAGGGCACCTTCGTGATGATCGCGCTTGATGGCGAAGGTCATCCGACCACCGTGCCGGCGCTGCCGACGCAGGCCTGA
- a CDS encoding NAD-dependent protein deacetylase produces the protein MTTSSVPTGRLSPAVITELPEFIAGHRRLFVVTGAGCSTDSGIPDYRDRDGQWKRTPPVTYQAFMGEEATRKRYWARSLLGWPRFGQALPNGTHRALAALEADGRIELLLTQNVDCLHQAAGSQTVIDLHGRLDQVRCMGCEARSSREHLQQRLLDANPGWDALEAGIAPDGDADLEADFSSFDVPACEACGGVLKPDVVFFGENVPRERVAAVHEHLQRSDAVLVLGSSLMVYSGFRFVDAAAKAGLPIAAVNLGRTRADHLLALKVEMPCAQALAFLLDGTKTQ, from the coding sequence ATGACCACTTCATCGGTACCGACCGGGCGTCTGTCGCCGGCAGTGATCACCGAGTTGCCGGAGTTCATCGCCGGCCACCGACGCCTGTTCGTGGTCACGGGTGCCGGTTGCAGCACCGATTCCGGCATTCCCGACTATCGCGACCGCGATGGCCAATGGAAGCGCACGCCGCCGGTCACCTACCAGGCCTTCATGGGCGAGGAAGCAACGCGCAAGCGCTACTGGGCGCGCAGCCTGCTGGGCTGGCCGCGCTTCGGCCAGGCCTTGCCCAATGGCACGCACCGTGCGCTGGCAGCGCTGGAAGCCGATGGTCGCATCGAGCTGCTGCTCACCCAGAACGTGGACTGCCTGCATCAGGCAGCGGGCAGCCAGACCGTGATTGATCTGCACGGTCGGCTTGACCAGGTGCGTTGCATGGGCTGTGAAGCACGCAGCTCGCGCGAACACCTACAACAGCGCCTGCTGGATGCAAATCCCGGCTGGGACGCCTTGGAAGCAGGCATCGCGCCCGATGGTGATGCGGACCTCGAGGCTGATTTCTCCTCGTTCGATGTGCCTGCCTGCGAGGCATGTGGCGGTGTGCTGAAACCCGACGTGGTGTTCTTCGGCGAGAACGTGCCGCGCGAACGCGTCGCGGCAGTGCACGAGCATCTGCAGCGTTCCGACGCGGTGCTGGTACTGGGTTCGTCGCTGATGGTGTATTCCGGTTTCCGCTTCGTCGATGCCGCTGCCAAGGCCGGTTTACCGATAGCCGCGGTCAATCTCGGCCGTACCCGCGCCGACCACCTGTTGGCACTGAAGGTGGAAATGCCCTGCGCCCAGGCGCTTGCCTTCCTGTTGGACGGCACCAAGACGCAGTGA
- a CDS encoding ribonucleotide-diphosphate reductase subunit beta: MSDSPRQMLLDPGFELTLRPMRYPDFYEMYRNAIKNTWTVEEINFQIDITDLHQKMSPADQHLIHRLVAFFATGDSIVSNNLVLNLYQHLNAPEARMYLSRQLYEEALHVQFYLTLLDNYLPDPEERFKAFAAVENIDSIKKKAAFCFKWIDALQETKRLETRDDRRQFLLNQICFAACIEGLFFFAAFAYVYYFRSRGLLPGLASGTNWVFRDESCHMEFAFECVRKIRAEEPDLFDAKMEQEVYQMLEEAIDCEVQFAEDVLSGGVAGISTRDMREYLQHCADNHFLKLGMAKKYNVRNPLPFMELQDVQELTNFFERRASAYQVGVQGEVAFDMAF, from the coding sequence ATGTCCGATTCCCCCCGTCAAATGCTGCTCGATCCCGGTTTCGAGCTGACCCTGCGTCCGATGCGTTACCCGGACTTCTACGAGATGTACCGCAACGCCATCAAGAACACCTGGACGGTGGAGGAGATCAATTTCCAGATCGACATCACCGACCTGCACCAGAAGATGTCGCCGGCCGATCAGCACCTGATCCATCGCCTGGTCGCGTTTTTCGCCACCGGCGACTCGATCGTGTCGAACAACCTGGTGCTGAACCTGTACCAGCACCTCAATGCGCCGGAAGCGCGCATGTACCTGTCGCGCCAGCTGTACGAAGAAGCGCTGCACGTGCAGTTCTACCTGACCCTGCTGGACAACTACCTGCCGGATCCGGAAGAGCGCTTCAAGGCCTTCGCCGCGGTGGAGAACATCGACTCGATCAAGAAGAAGGCTGCGTTCTGCTTCAAGTGGATCGATGCGCTGCAGGAAACCAAGCGCCTGGAAACCCGCGACGACCGTCGCCAGTTCCTGCTCAACCAGATCTGCTTCGCTGCCTGCATCGAAGGCCTGTTCTTCTTCGCTGCGTTTGCCTATGTGTACTACTTCCGTTCGCGCGGCCTGCTGCCGGGCCTGGCCTCGGGCACCAACTGGGTGTTCCGCGACGAGAGCTGCCACATGGAGTTCGCGTTCGAGTGCGTGCGCAAGATCCGCGCCGAAGAACCCGACCTGTTCGACGCGAAGATGGAGCAGGAGGTCTACCAGATGCTGGAAGAGGCCATCGACTGTGAAGTGCAGTTCGCCGAGGACGTGCTGTCCGGTGGCGTGGCTGGCATCTCCACCCGCGACATGCGCGAGTACCTGCAGCACTGCGCCGACAACCATTTCCTGAAGCTGGGCATGGCCAAGAAGTACAACGTGCGCAACCCGCTGCCGTTCATGGAACTGCAGGATGTGCAGGAACTGACCAACTTCTTCGAGCGCCGCGCCTCTGCGTACCAGGTCGGCGTGCAGGGTGAAGTCGCGTTCGATATGGCGTTCTGA
- a CDS encoding ribonucleoside-diphosphate reductase subunit alpha, translating to MSVTKRNGSTEPVDLNKIVRAIQRCCEGLHAVDPMRVATRTISGLYNGASTQELDELSIRTAALLIGEEPEYGRLAARLLANFIGKEVSGQEIHAFSQSVGRGHEVGLINDRLLNFVQVNARKLNDAIDPSYDLNFDYFGLRTMYDRYLLRHPHSRKVIETPQQFFLRIASALSEDVPEALALYQRLGSLDYLPSSPTLFNAGTSHEQLSSCFLLDSPQDSLESIYDRYADIAQLSKFSGGIGVSYTRVRSRGSLIKSTNGHSNGIVPWLKTLDSSVAAVNQGGKRKGAACVYLETWHADIEDFLELRDNAGDDARRTHNLNLANWVPDLFMQRVEADQEWSLFDPRVVPELTDLFGPAFEQAYVQAETQGKARKTVSARKLYSRMMRTLAETGNGWMTFKDKCNLASNQTLRAGNVIHLSNLCTEILEITSNDETAVCNLGSINLGNHLDAHGDFDFEKLAETVRLAVRQLDRVIDLNFYPIETARRGNLRWRPVGLGCMGLQDVFFRKRLAFDSAEARTLSTKIAETIYFHALEVSCELAQERGKHPSFNDTRAAHGELQFDAWNVVPDDVERWDALRERIKQHGLRNSLIIAIAPTATIASIAGCYECVEPQVSNLFKRETLSGDFLQINRHLVAELKQLGLWTPEVRDAIKLADGSIQSLQQIPETLRHIYRTAWELPMRSLIDMAAARGAYIDQSASLNLFMESPNIGAMSSMYMYAWKQGIKTTYYLRSRPATKIAKTTVSSYTPVEAVACSLENPEACEACQ from the coding sequence ATGAGCGTGACCAAGCGCAATGGCAGCACCGAGCCGGTAGACCTCAACAAGATCGTCCGCGCCATCCAGCGTTGCTGCGAAGGCCTGCACGCGGTGGACCCGATGCGGGTTGCCACGCGCACCATCTCCGGCCTGTACAACGGTGCCAGCACCCAGGAACTGGACGAGCTGTCGATCCGTACCGCCGCCCTGCTGATCGGCGAAGAGCCCGAATACGGCCGCCTGGCCGCACGCCTGCTGGCCAACTTCATCGGCAAGGAAGTCTCCGGCCAGGAAATCCATGCGTTCTCGCAGTCGGTTGGCCGTGGCCACGAAGTGGGCCTGATCAACGACCGCCTGCTCAACTTCGTGCAGGTCAATGCACGCAAGCTCAACGACGCGATCGATCCGTCCTATGACCTGAACTTCGATTACTTCGGCCTGCGCACCATGTATGACCGCTACCTGCTGCGGCATCCGCATTCGCGCAAGGTCATCGAAACCCCGCAGCAGTTCTTCCTGCGTATCGCCAGCGCGCTGAGCGAGGACGTGCCCGAGGCACTGGCGCTGTACCAGCGCCTGGGCAGCCTGGACTACCTGCCGTCCAGCCCGACCCTGTTCAACGCCGGCACCAGCCACGAGCAGCTGTCCTCGTGCTTCCTGCTGGACTCGCCGCAGGATTCGCTGGAATCCATCTACGACCGCTATGCCGACATCGCCCAGCTGTCCAAGTTCAGTGGTGGCATCGGCGTCAGCTATACTCGCGTGCGTTCGCGCGGCTCGCTGATCAAGTCGACCAATGGCCACTCCAACGGCATCGTGCCGTGGCTGAAGACGCTGGATTCCTCGGTGGCTGCGGTCAACCAGGGCGGCAAGCGCAAGGGTGCGGCCTGCGTCTACCTGGAAACTTGGCACGCTGACATCGAGGACTTCCTCGAGCTGCGTGACAACGCCGGTGATGACGCGCGCCGCACGCACAACCTCAACCTGGCCAACTGGGTGCCGGACCTGTTCATGCAGCGTGTCGAAGCCGACCAGGAATGGTCGCTGTTCGATCCGCGCGTGGTGCCGGAGCTGACCGACCTGTTCGGTCCGGCCTTCGAGCAGGCCTATGTGCAGGCCGAAACCCAGGGCAAGGCACGCAAGACCGTGTCGGCACGCAAGCTGTACTCGCGGATGATGCGCACCCTGGCCGAGACCGGCAACGGTTGGATGACGTTCAAGGACAAGTGCAACCTGGCCAGCAACCAGACCCTGCGCGCCGGCAACGTGATCCACCTGTCCAACCTGTGCACCGAGATCCTGGAGATCACCTCCAACGACGAGACCGCGGTCTGCAACCTGGGCTCGATCAATCTCGGCAACCACCTCGACGCACATGGCGATTTCGATTTCGAGAAGCTGGCCGAGACCGTGCGCCTGGCCGTGCGCCAGCTTGACCGCGTCATCGACCTGAACTTCTACCCGATCGAAACCGCCCGCCGCGGCAACCTGCGCTGGCGTCCGGTCGGCCTGGGCTGCATGGGCCTGCAGGACGTGTTCTTCCGCAAGCGCCTGGCCTTCGACTCCGCCGAAGCACGTACGCTGTCGACCAAGATCGCCGAGACCATCTATTTCCACGCGCTGGAAGTGTCCTGCGAACTGGCCCAGGAACGCGGCAAGCACCCCTCGTTCAACGACACCCGCGCCGCCCACGGCGAGCTGCAGTTCGATGCCTGGAACGTGGTGCCGGACGACGTCGAGCGTTGGGACGCACTGCGTGAGCGCATCAAGCAGCACGGCCTGCGCAACTCGCTGATCATCGCGATCGCGCCGACCGCGACCATCGCTTCCATCGCCGGTTGCTACGAGTGCGTCGAGCCGCAGGTGTCCAACCTGTTCAAGCGCGAAACCCTGTCCGGCGACTTCCTGCAGATCAACCGCCACCTGGTTGCCGAGCTGAAGCAGCTGGGCCTGTGGACGCCGGAAGTGCGCGATGCGATCAAGCTGGCCGACGGTTCCATCCAGAGCCTGCAGCAGATCCCGGAAACCCTGCGCCACATCTACCGCACCGCATGGGAACTGCCGATGCGTTCGCTGATCGACATGGCAGCTGCACGTGGTGCCTATATCGACCAGTCGGCCTCGCTCAACCTGTTCATGGAAAGCCCGAACATCGGCGCGATGTCGTCCATGTACATGTACGCCTGGAAGCAGGGCATCAAGACCACGTATTACCTGCGTTCGCGTCCGGCTACCAAGATCGCCAAGACCACGGTCAGCAGCTACACCCCGGTGGAAGCCGTGGCCTGCTCGCTGGAAAACCCGGAAGCCTGCGAAGCCTGCCAGTAA